Within the Taeniopygia guttata chromosome 15, bTaeGut7.mat, whole genome shotgun sequence genome, the region ACAATGTAGTCAGCTTAACTGAATCATCAGTGTTGCATATTGAATAGGACATGATAAACCAATCCTGATGGACTTATGCATGTTAGGAATATAGGGATAAACATTTATTAAAgcattgttttttttaaaacagtagTTTTAAAAATGGAGAACTATGAAAGTGTACCACCCCTCCCTAAAGAACCTGCAAGAGAATTGAATGTGGAGAATCACACTTGTCGCCCACCTCTGCCGCCCAACGAACAgcctccaccacctcccctgCAAACGTCCAGTGACGCAGAGGTAATGGACGTTGGCTCTGGTGGTGATGGACAGTCAGATACCCCTGCTGGGGACACGCACAGTCTCTGCAAAACACAGCTGCTCACAAAGGGATCTGCCTGCTACAAAAGTCGTCTTATCATAGACCCCAACAGTAGCGACCAAAGCCCGAGAACTGCTCGTCACGCACCGTCAGTTCGAAAGTTCACCCCAGATCTTAAGTTACTGAAGGATGTGAAGATTAGTGTTAGCTTTACAGAAAGCTGCAAAAGCAAAGATAGGAAAGTTCTGTACACTGGAGTTGAGCAGGATTATAAGGCAGATACAGAGTTTGGTGTTAATAATGTCAATGGGGATTTGCATGTTTGTCCTTTCGGTGGTAGTAATGGTAAAGCTGCAGGGATAGGGGGTGAAAGTGATGACAAGAAGGATGATGAAAATGATATTGATCAGGAAAAGAGAGTGGAATTTGCAGTTCTGGATGAGCTAGAAGACTTTACCGACAATTTGATGGAAATAGATGAAGAAGGAGGAGGGTTCACATCTAAAGCAATCGTTCAAAGAGATAAAGTGGATGAAGAAACCTTGAATTTCTCCTATGAGGTAAGTAAACCCACAGGTCTTTGCTGGGTAAGATGTTTCCAAGTGGctagaaaaaaatatgcaaagaaaTAATCTCTTCTAGAAGTGTGCAGTTCATGAGTCAAAGCCACAGAATTTTTAGAGACAGACCTTTGGCTGAGAAACTGTAAACTATTTTAGTCAAACTTCTGAGTTGTGTTGCAGGTTCTATAATTTTCTGCAAAAATAGCCTTTAGAAGTCTTCTCACGCAATTGCAGTTCATTTTATCACaaacttattttcttatttttcagtcttATTACTGGAATAATTGGAAATTTCTAGTTTGTCTGCATGGAAGTGCATATAAAAAATGTCTGCTTTCTCTTTGCAAGGGAAAAGGGAGGCTGGTAGGCCCAGGAGGATAGTGTCTGATGCAGTCTCTTTCAGGATGACTTTGATAATGATGTGGATGCTCTGCTGGAGGAGGGCCTTCGAGCACCCAAGACAAGGAGACTAGATAATGAGAAATATGGTGGTGAAAGTGATCACCAGTCTGATGGAGAGACAAGCGTGCAGCCAATGATGACCAAAATTAAAACTGTACTGAAGAGTAAGTTAATGTGCATTTAATAACTGTAGGTCCTGTCTATGGCTCATGTCTGTAGAAGAAAAGAATATCAAAAAGCAAAGTGTGGGACAGCAGTTTGTGTTAAATCATTTATGTTTGAGAATTTTATTGTTGAGAGACTTCTTACTGTGGAATATGATTTTTCATATTCTTAAAACAGTTGATTCTTGCTTTTGATCTATTGTatgtaataataatatattttagtGTGTGGATTTGTGTAAAATAATGAGGTGAACAAGGGTGATCTGGGGCTTTTGTCTCTGGACATTCTGGCCTTTTTCCTGCTTCAGTTACATAACTTCTGCTGTTGAAATTGCCCCGTGTGAGGTCTCTATGAATGCAATCTAGGTTAAGTTTAATAACTAAAAAAGTCAGTGGCTTATGTTTATCCAATTTCATTGTGTTAGAAACTACTAATAAAGAAGAGCTGAGAACACAAATCCATCCAGAAGAATGTAATGGAAAATGTTCTGAATTTGAATTAGAATTAAAATTTAAGCATGTACTAGAGGAGTATTTAACAGCTGCACTGtcttctgataaaaaaaaacaaataattttttcttcaaaagtaTAGTGACAGAGGATTGCCAGGAAACCTCCAGCAGATGAATAGTCTCTAATTTGTGACTTAGAGAGACATGAGACCTTGGTTTAGAGATGAGCTCTTTGCTGCCTGTTTGGTTCTGTGAATCTGGTGGTATTTTGATGCAAATTTATTCCCGAGTGtcaagtgaaaatattttaatggaaaatgaaGTTGTTTCTAAAGCAACTGTGACTTTTCCAGTAAATACTTTCCATTGGTGCTTGTGGTATGTATAGAAAGACTGAAGAAAAGAGAATTCGGTGATGAAACAAACAAATCAGTCTGTATAAAAATTGCTACTATTGCCTTTAGTTGAGACCATCATGGAATCTGTAATTTTGCAGGATTTAGTCTGGGTTAGAGGCATATACCTTGTTATTAAAACAACATCTCTCTACAAAACATTGGTAATCTTGTTTCAGTGCCATTTTATTCTTTGGGAcagaaaaagcaataaataaaaacctggtttttttttctattcttctaAGCAGTCTATCCAAGTTTAAAGCCATTATTTGCTTTAAAGGTCGTGGCCGCCCTCCTACAGAACCTTTGCCAGATGGATGGATCATGACATTCCATAATTCAGGCATTCCTGTATATCTGCACAGAGAATCTAGAGTTGTTACCTGGTCTAGACCTTATTTTTTGGGAACAGGAAGCATAAGGGTGAGAGCTgtcaattttttaaatacttaacTAAGATTAAAGATTTAAATATGTTCCTCAAAGCAgttgaatatttttctgctttgacaGGCTTGTTTCCAATGCTCGAATTTacatcctttaaaaataaaagtattttgtgtCTGAAAATatgatatattttttcttaggtgctttttttttctgtttgggcAATTAAAGTGAATGGGATCCTGTTTGGTGCCTACACTTTTCTAGTATGGCTGCAAAACTGGGGATTTATTGCACCATGACATATATCTAGGGATCATTTATTTGTAGCTATAAATTAGTCTGAGCTGTGGCTTATGGTCCACAGAAGTGCAGAAGTAAGGATATGACATTCTTGCACCCAAGGAATCTGCAGAAATTGGATTTAATGCAATGGGCTTATGCCTCAGGAAAGTTCAGTGGATTTTGTGGAAGTATTTGCATGTAGCTGAACAGTGTAGTCTGGAGCTAAACCAGCAGGATTGTGTCAGTGTCACACAGTCACAGTGAAGGTCCCTCAGGAGTGACCCTGCTCAGCTCTGTCACCTAAGAGGAGCTTGAGCCTATACTGAATACAAATAACTTCCATGTTGCTTGCATCTTTTGGGTTTGAGTTTTGCTTTTGATGACCTTGAGATACTGAAACCTTCTGTATTATTTGTATTTGCAGAAACATGATCCTCCCCTTAGTAGCATTCCCTGCtttcattacaaaaaaatgaaggaaaatgaggaaagggAACAAAACAATGACATAACCCCAAATGGGGAAGTATCACCTGTAAAGCACCTAGATAAATCCTCAGAACTGGACTGCCAAACAGAAGAACCAGATTCCACTGCTGCTGATTCTGGGCCTTTAGATGACAAAGACCCTTCTGGGGGAGATGCAGCACAAGGAGCTTTGGGACAAGTTAAGGCCAAAGTTGAAGTATGTAAAGATGAATCTGTAGGTATGTATGGAAAGTAGAGTCTTTTCTTGACTTGAGTTGGGGTGATGGCATTTGGGAAATTTTATTCCAGACTTGGCTACTGAATTACAATCTTCCCTGAAACCCTGAGAATGCACATAGAAAGGttttacacacaaaaaaagtgaACATTTTGGTAGTTCAGTCCTGTAGACTTTATCTCAATATAAGAATCAGTTATGTCAGTGTGTTCATTTGCTGTTATTGGATGTATTCATGTGACTTCCTCAAGTAGGATTTTCTATGCACTCTCTGAATTGTTTGAATTGTATCTATTTTCAGGGTGATCTCTTAAGATAAATGTTGTAGTTAAACGATATTTCTGTATTTGCACAAGTCTGGCAGACTAAGTCATGCAAATATAATTGCGCTCATACAGAGGGGTGTGATGCTTCATTATTTTACTTATGTAAATCTGATAGCCTCTACACAAAAAGTTGTCTAAAGACACCATGCCAAAATCACCACCCAATGGAGAGGAAGCTGAAGATGCAGCTCATGTGTTACTTACCACATCTTATCATACATACATACCTGAGAATCCCATCCATGTAAATTTCTGCTGCTCAGAGTATTGGTATAGCTTACGGGCTGCCATTTGTCTTTGTAGTGCTCAGACATAAAACTTGTCCTTGTCATTACATGTGTCATGTTCAGTCCAAAAACCATgccaaaatatataaaaaaagcccccaaatcATCAGTATTTAGATGCAAAATTCAAGCCAGTAAGCACTTACTTTTCTACATGAAGTTCACTTGCCTATCTCTCCCTTTAAACAGGATCTGTTGTGTATTATTGAAAAAGATACTGAGTGATCGAGTATAAGCATGATTTGCATTTGGAATTCCTTGTGGAAGGAAACAATACCAGGAGCttacttttgtttgtttacatCTATGGATGTTACTCTTTATTCTTGCTGATTATACTTTCAGGATATCTATAAAGTAGATGTACTGAAAGGGGGCAATCTTTTAGTACTCTGTATGTGAACTTAATGTGTTAAATTCTGCACAGAGGCTGCAGATAACCCTGGAGTTCATGGAACATCACTGTACAGTGTTTCATGGTACACTGCATAGTAGGTAGGCAGCAACAGCTGGGTTTGGCTTCAGGGAACTGAGGCTGAAAGCACAGCTACTGTAGTCACTGTGTACCTTGCTTCAGGTAAAGGGAGGGTGGTTAGATGTTGAAGCAGGACAATTACTGGTGTTTTTTTGCAAATTGTGTTGGGTATTAATGCTGGTTAGGGGTTAGTAAAATAATCAAGTGGTAGAATAAAATGGtgtgtttttctggttttggttttgcacAGTCATTTTGCATTTAATCTAATTTACTATAATAGGAGAACTTAAAGTTATTTCTATTAGTCCAAAACAGCATCTTTACCTTTTGTTCATAGtctgagaaaataattacagCACATTTAGAACAGTGGAAACAGAGAATTAGTCCTTGTTCAGTGGTGAAGCAGAGAGAGTAACTTGGTTGTGTTTCTCAGATCTGGAAGATTTCAGACGCTATCTCGAAAAGCGCTTTGACTTCGAACAAGTGACGGTAAAAAAGTTCCGGACCTGGGCTGAGCGCCGCCAGTTCAACCGGGAGATGAAGCGGAAGCAGGCGGAGTCTGAGCGGCCCATCCTGCCCGCCAACCAGAAACTCATCACCCTGTCTGTGCAGGATGCACCTATAAAGAAAGGTGAGCTGGTCTAGCTGGAGATCAGATAGGCCAATTGCAGCTCTGAGCttgactgaaaataaaaataaaaaaatcctgtaatAAGTCCACTTAATTCCTGATCCAGTATTTCATATTCTTTGACCCATTGTATATTacataggaaaggaaaaatactgtCAAAATAAACTTCCTATTCAAAAGACTAATTTCtaaaaaatgttcatttaaGGTTACAGTCCTAGTAAGTAATGATTACCTTCAGCAGTTGTTACTGCTGAGTGTTGCTCATATTGATTTGTTTGTAACAGAAATTATCTTTCAAAGACTGGAACTAATGAgcttcttcccttcctcctaTCTTTTTTACAGAGTTTGTCATTAATCCCAATGGGAAGTCTGAAGTTTGCATCTTGCATGAATATATGCAACGAGTCCTAAAGGTTCGCCCTGTTTACAATTTCTTTGAATGTGGTAAGTCTGTTTCCTTAAACAACTCTGTCCTGGTCTTGATGCATAATCAAGAAGCCAAAGATGTTGCATATATGAAAAGCAGAACTGGAATCAGAttaatgttgggttttttttccccaagtgaTATAATGTACGTTCCATTAATTCttgcttttcctgtttgtttgcGGGCTTTTTTTGAGTGTACCTTATAATTATTCAGAGTTATGCTATTCCCATATATGCAGTATATCATACAACTGAAATTTCTATATCAGAGTGTGTAGCTTTTGTATTTACACCATGATGCAAAAAAAGTTGGAATTAATATTTGAGTTCTCACAGATTACCAGTGTTCTCTTAAAATCTGTAAGTTCTTTATTTGGAAGAGTGAAGTATATGGTGGCAAGTCTGTTAATGGAAAACTCTGTTAGTTAAACAATTTTTCATTCTTCATGAAGAATAAACAATTTTCATCCCTCTTGAAgctaaaatgaagaaaacaatcTTGATAATGGTGATATTTCATGTACATCAGGAGTtccaaaaagctttttttactTTCCTCCTTCATTTCCAGAGAACCCAAGTGAACCTTTTGGAGCCTCAGTGATTATTGATGGAGTAACTTATGGGGCAGGAACTGCCAGCAGTAAAAAACTTGCCAAGAATAAAGCTGGTAAcgtttttttatttttcagtaccAACTGTTGAAgtgtttctgtttgctttttgtaCCATTCTGGGGTTCCAAAGACCATAGTGACTCAGTACAGGTGTTTGGCTGTAAGAACTACAGGGTGATAATAACTCTTTCATTTTTGGTCTTAAAGGCTCTATGTCACCTCTAAAATGAGACtaggatatttttccctttgtagGCACTTAAAAAGTAGTTTCTTATTTTAATAAGTTATCATGCTTTAATTTTCAAGCTGAACTAGTAGAACTTTTTTGCCTTTGAAAAGTGTGAGTAAATGTCTTACCAGAAGAAAATGCCTGACAATTTCTAGATTagatgtttttgtttaaaataaacctAATAAAGATGTTTAATCACTTTCTGCAGCTCGAGCTACACTGGAAATCCTTATTCCTGACTTTGTTAAACAGACCTCTGAGGAGAAGCCCAAAGACAGTCAAGAACTTGAGGTACTGAGCTCTTGCTTCCTGGCTGGCATAAtttaagtttgtttttaaaacattgcaCATTTATTATCAGAAATGGTACTGAAAATTATTAAGGTTGTTTTCTCAGTCAAATGGAAGTGCAAAACCTCCATTTAGAGCAAGACTTAGGGcgaagaaaatactttttttttctgtttgaatagATCAGAAAATTTGCTCTGATGCGGAGAACTGGTTCTTTATTGACCATCAGGTCACTTACTGAACTCCTTAAATGTTCCAAGGCAGCAGACTGCCTGTACTGCCCTGCCTTCCAGAATCCTCTGTTTGATGCCAGGAAATGTTCAGTGCTAGgtgctgtttggttttgtgtgatCATCTCAAGACACCAAGTAAGAAGTAAAAGTGCTCAGGCTTCTGATATGTTTTTATTACCACACAGTTAAATCCCATAGTTTGGGCAGTGACATTTGagaaaatcaaaggaaaaaattctttaagaGGACAGTTGTGCTATGTGCTCAGGTACTAGGAGAATTAAATAGCTCATTGATCAGTGATACCATCAGTAAAGGAGTAAAGGAATAATCAGTGATCAGCcggaaagaaatgttttctaaaatgaAGTAAGATACAGGAGTAGTTTGTACCCTTGCTTTAACTTAGAACTGTATTGTATACCTTGCACTACTGAAATGGTCGTTAAGGAAATGGAGacaattttttccattcttttaaaataaaatagtaaatgTGCCAATAGCTGTTATGTTCTC harbors:
- the DGCR8 gene encoding microprocessor complex subunit DGCR8, which gives rise to MENYESVPPLPKEPARELNVENHTCRPPLPPNEQPPPPPLQTSSDAEVMDVGSGGDGQSDTPAGDTHSLCKTQLLTKGSACYKSRLIIDPNSSDQSPRTARHAPSVRKFTPDLKLLKDVKISVSFTESCKSKDRKVLYTGVEQDYKADTEFGVNNVNGDLHVCPFGGSNGKAAGIGGESDDKKDDENDIDQEKRVEFAVLDELEDFTDNLMEIDEEGGGFTSKAIVQRDKVDEETLNFSYEDDFDNDVDALLEEGLRAPKTRRLDNEKYGGESDHQSDGETSVQPMMTKIKTVLKSRGRPPTEPLPDGWIMTFHNSGIPVYLHRESRVVTWSRPYFLGTGSIRKHDPPLSSIPCFHYKKMKENEEREQNNDITPNGEVSPVKHLDKSSELDCQTEEPDSTAADSGPLDDKDPSGGDAAQGALGQVKAKVEVCKDESVDLEDFRRYLEKRFDFEQVTVKKFRTWAERRQFNREMKRKQAESERPILPANQKLITLSVQDAPIKKEFVINPNGKSEVCILHEYMQRVLKVRPVYNFFECENPSEPFGASVIIDGVTYGAGTASSKKLAKNKAARATLEILIPDFVKQTSEEKPKDSQELEYFNHISIEDSRVYELTSKAGLLSPYQILHECLKRNHGMGDTSIKFEVIPGKNQKSEYVMTCGKHTVRGWCKNKRVGKQLASQKILQLLHPHVKNWGSLLRMYGRENSKLVKQETSDRSVIELQQYAKKNKPNLHILNKLQEEMKKLAQEREETRKKPKMTIVESAQPGSEPLCTVDV